The Chryseolinea soli genome contains a region encoding:
- a CDS encoding dienelactone hydrolase family protein, whose product MKKNLFILLTIGLIALGCSKDPVQPVNPNPNPPGDTTHTPGDTTQHPTTHDKGTQTPMPLGTDAAPFGYWVYTPEGYATNTLKYPLLIYLHGSGEVGNSQSSPTELNKVLAFGPSKMIAEKQWAPSHPMVVVSPQCHEVWWDREHVRAFIRFVSKTYRIDTTRIYLTGISMGGNATLDQLNSFDNIQIAAAIPIGAAGTMNDLFTQRTAKVPLWMFHGEADEVASPEFPMQLVSAINALNPEVRAKLTLYPGVSHLCGEMTYTGSGMGHENPAFDPFTMDIYTWMYQYTK is encoded by the coding sequence ATGAAAAAGAATCTCTTCATTTTGTTGACGATTGGGCTGATCGCTTTGGGATGTTCCAAGGATCCCGTGCAGCCCGTAAATCCCAATCCAAACCCACCAGGTGACACTACGCATACGCCCGGAGACACTACGCAACATCCGACAACCCACGATAAAGGCACACAAACGCCCATGCCGCTTGGCACTGACGCCGCACCTTTCGGATACTGGGTGTACACGCCGGAAGGTTATGCAACCAATACATTGAAATATCCGCTGCTGATCTATTTGCATGGCTCCGGCGAAGTCGGCAACAGCCAGTCGTCGCCAACCGAGCTCAACAAAGTGTTGGCGTTCGGTCCGTCAAAAATGATTGCCGAAAAGCAGTGGGCCCCTTCGCACCCCATGGTAGTGGTTTCGCCACAGTGTCACGAAGTGTGGTGGGATCGCGAACACGTTCGCGCGTTCATTCGCTTCGTTAGCAAAACGTATCGTATCGACACCACGCGCATCTACCTCACCGGTATCAGCATGGGTGGCAACGCGACACTCGATCAATTGAACTCATTCGACAACATCCAGATTGCCGCCGCCATACCGATTGGAGCTGCCGGTACAATGAACGACTTGTTTACCCAGCGCACCGCCAAAGTGCCGCTGTGGATGTTCCATGGCGAGGCAGACGAGGTCGCTTCGCCGGAATTTCCGATGCAACTCGTGTCCGCCATCAACGCATTGAACCCCGAGGTTCGGGCGAAACTGACCTTATACCCTGGGGTGAGTCATTTATGCGGGGAAATGACCTATACGGGTTCAGGTATGGGCCACGAAAATCCCGCTTTCGATCCTTTCACGATGGACATCTATACCTGGATGTATCAATACACAAAGTAA
- a CDS encoding PadR family transcriptional regulator, producing the protein MKKYQLGEFEEIVLLTVGILDGDAYGVTIKDEIENRLKREVSVGALQVTLRRLEDKGHLKSKPGGTEKNRGGRPKLYFVLTAGGKRALLHTRSTRDELWSALPQLTFKLE; encoded by the coding sequence ATGAAGAAATATCAGCTCGGAGAATTTGAGGAAATTGTACTGCTGACGGTGGGGATACTCGACGGAGATGCCTACGGCGTGACGATCAAGGACGAAATAGAGAATCGCCTGAAACGCGAGGTCAGTGTTGGCGCACTCCAGGTCACCCTCCGACGGTTAGAGGACAAGGGACATTTGAAATCGAAACCTGGTGGGACCGAGAAAAACCGCGGAGGCCGTCCAAAACTTTACTTTGTCTTAACGGCCGGCGGAAAGCGGGCGCTTTTGCATACGCGCAGTACACGCGATGAATTATGGAGTGCTTTACCACAACTGACCTTCAAGCTTGAATAA
- a CDS encoding FG-GAP repeat domain-containing protein: protein MRIYLFIVCLAGTMTQNILAQKNSHASDHKQEKKEKYSHDLPDFDRYVELETKVDTTGSVSCADFDGDGHLDILLVKGRHWPIVDRVLLGDGLGGIRKAYDLGKVADRSYTGGVADLNGDGSPDIAVSNDDPDRKLIYFNDGKGNFKMESEFGSPEWSTRNLSIADINGDRWPDLILANRGDLGRTSNDICLNNGKGQFAKCISFAPYPATAIYPVDINKDGFVDLVVPHRDGGQSYVYLGSSNATFPDTHRIPFGPPNATIRIAAAADFNGDSILDIVAIDQNKGVDLYFGQEDQTFSEGISLAGPKIVPYALEIADLDNDKKIDIIVGYVEAPSTVFFNDGTGRNFKSISFGDAKGTAYGFGVGDFNEDGVLDIAAARSDATNVLYFGNSKAKKSK, encoded by the coding sequence ATGAGAATTTACCTCTTTATTGTGTGTCTTGCAGGTACTATGACGCAGAACATTCTTGCTCAAAAGAACAGTCATGCTTCTGATCACAAGCAGGAAAAAAAGGAAAAGTACAGTCATGATCTTCCCGACTTCGATCGTTATGTAGAACTGGAAACCAAAGTGGATACAACGGGGAGTGTAAGTTGCGCCGATTTCGATGGCGATGGTCATCTTGACATTCTCCTGGTGAAAGGACGACATTGGCCTATTGTCGACCGGGTCCTTCTCGGTGATGGGTTAGGCGGGATCCGAAAGGCTTATGACCTCGGGAAGGTAGCAGACCGCTCATACACCGGCGGTGTAGCTGATTTGAACGGCGATGGTTCCCCTGACATTGCGGTTAGCAATGATGACCCGGATCGGAAACTGATTTATTTTAATGACGGGAAAGGTAATTTTAAAATGGAGTCTGAATTCGGGAGCCCTGAGTGGTCGACCCGGAATTTGTCCATTGCGGATATCAATGGTGATCGATGGCCGGATCTCATTTTGGCGAACCGCGGTGATTTGGGAAGAACATCAAATGATATCTGCTTAAACAATGGGAAAGGACAGTTTGCCAAATGCATCTCATTTGCCCCATATCCTGCCACGGCAATCTATCCTGTGGACATTAACAAAGATGGTTTCGTAGACCTTGTTGTGCCGCATCGCGACGGTGGCCAGAGTTACGTATACCTCGGCAGTTCAAATGCAACCTTCCCGGACACGCATCGCATTCCCTTCGGGCCACCGAACGCTACGATTCGTATTGCAGCGGCAGCAGATTTCAATGGAGATAGTATACTTGACATTGTAGCGATAGACCAAAACAAAGGGGTAGATCTTTATTTTGGACAAGAAGATCAGACTTTTTCCGAAGGCATTTCCTTAGCAGGCCCAAAGATCGTCCCCTATGCACTGGAAATAGCGGATCTGGATAATGACAAAAAGATTGATATTATCGTAGGCTATGTAGAAGCGCCATCAACGGTATTTTTTAATGACGGTACAGGCCGCAACTTTAAATCGATTTCTTTCGGCGATGCGAAGGGCACAGCGTATGGTTTTGGAGTTGGCGATTTCAATGAAGACGGAGTGCTTGACATCGCGGCTGCCCGCTCAGACGCTACGAATGTTTTGTACTTTGGCAATAGCAAAGCAAAAAAAAGTAAATGA
- a CDS encoding DUF4038 domain-containing protein, whose protein sequence is MKHLITLSALWLFLYSTAPAQKRLVFSPGKRVSTTVYQPVDIVFDAGKLPSTNPFDITFGATVTNSSNQSDTIYGFYNGGKEFVLRFNPTKQGDHPFQTFSTVKKLSALKGVIRAEANTDSDIHGRVKVSASAPQKFEYQDGTPYFALPFELDWLFALDIDNPSALPKTTEIVQAVKENGFNQIVMNVYAYETSWKTDATTPRQYSYKDPPYTVFGGTNEKPDFTSLNVSFFKHFDRVIQYVHERGIVAHVMIYVWNKKVNWPAMYSAEDNRYYDYIIKRYQAYPNVIWDVSKEALDYGRCDIPYINERIERTRKLDAYHHLVTVHDYEYCSREPDRVDFISIQNWRPDLYSLSLEAYLKHSNKPVMNIEHGGYEEGPFSTFTGNYTNAEVCLERTYACVFAGVYGSYYWQNTSWDIVIHDIMNPNQTAFRKPRFDYYKHLQQLFSTYEFAKLSPHKPKLTTNSKEGFDNLAFSGYALTDNKALYLYYVPKDNYSIWTNIPKPPSGEVTSSWFNIFTGETTPEVKAKSGGFGMYQSPWKGQSAVLILKAGQ, encoded by the coding sequence ATGAAGCATCTTATTACCCTCTCAGCGCTATGGCTCTTTCTCTACTCTACCGCGCCTGCTCAAAAGCGTTTGGTATTCAGCCCCGGCAAACGGGTGTCCACAACGGTCTATCAACCCGTGGATATTGTATTCGATGCCGGAAAGCTTCCTTCGACCAATCCATTTGACATCACGTTTGGGGCGACGGTCACCAATAGCTCCAACCAGTCCGATACCATTTATGGATTTTACAATGGCGGCAAGGAGTTTGTTCTGAGATTTAACCCTACAAAACAAGGAGATCATCCGTTTCAAACCTTCTCCACGGTCAAAAAGCTTTCCGCATTGAAAGGCGTGATCAGGGCAGAAGCAAACACGGATTCGGACATACACGGTAGGGTTAAAGTCTCTGCCAGCGCTCCACAAAAATTTGAATACCAGGATGGCACACCCTACTTTGCGCTCCCATTCGAGCTCGATTGGCTATTTGCTTTGGATATCGACAACCCGTCGGCTTTACCCAAAACAACGGAGATCGTGCAGGCCGTAAAGGAAAACGGTTTCAATCAAATTGTGATGAATGTTTATGCCTACGAAACATCATGGAAAACGGATGCCACCACGCCTCGGCAGTACAGTTATAAAGATCCGCCCTACACCGTGTTTGGCGGAACCAATGAAAAGCCTGATTTCACCAGCCTGAATGTTTCATTTTTTAAACATTTCGATCGCGTCATTCAATACGTACATGAACGCGGCATTGTAGCGCACGTCATGATCTACGTTTGGAATAAGAAAGTGAACTGGCCCGCGATGTACAGCGCAGAAGACAATCGATATTATGATTACATCATCAAACGATATCAAGCGTACCCCAACGTGATTTGGGACGTTTCCAAAGAAGCGCTGGACTATGGTCGTTGTGACATTCCTTACATCAACGAACGCATTGAACGGACCCGGAAACTGGACGCCTATCACCACCTCGTAACCGTTCATGACTATGAATATTGTTCGCGCGAACCGGACAGGGTTGACTTCATCTCCATCCAGAATTGGAGACCCGATCTGTATTCCTTGAGTCTGGAAGCGTATCTCAAACATTCTAATAAGCCGGTAATGAATATTGAACATGGTGGATATGAAGAAGGACCCTTTTCAACCTTTACCGGTAACTATACCAATGCGGAAGTGTGCCTGGAGCGAACCTATGCTTGCGTTTTTGCAGGTGTCTACGGATCCTATTACTGGCAAAACACTTCGTGGGATATCGTGATTCATGATATTATGAATCCAAATCAAACCGCGTTTCGCAAGCCGCGATTTGATTACTACAAGCACCTTCAACAACTTTTTTCAACATATGAATTTGCGAAGTTGAGCCCCCACAAGCCGAAGCTCACGACCAACTCAAAGGAAGGCTTTGACAATCTTGCCTTCAGCGGATATGCCCTCACCGACAACAAAGCACTGTACCTCTACTATGTTCCCAAAGACAACTATAGTATTTGGACAAATATTCCCAAGCCGCCGTCAGGGGAGGTAACGTCTTCATGGTTCAACATCTTCACTGGCGAAACCACCCCGGAGGTTAAAGCGAAGAGTGGTGGCTTCGGGATGTATCAGTCACCGTGGAAAGGTCAGTCAGCGGTTCTGATATTGAAAGCTGGTCAATGA
- a CDS encoding dihydrofolate reductase family protein, which translates to MRKLKVQMNISLDNKWDSGMSNFSLDNLKDVDCLLHGRKTGEGFIPYWAEVANNANDTEHKLGKRFSEIPNVVFSNTLTESKWENTTLIKGDLQREIEVLKNKNGKTIMVYGGDSFVASLIEHDLIDELYLLINPATIGNGQQTFNPLKKDLKLKLVKCSPFDSGTVVLCYTR; encoded by the coding sequence ATGAGAAAATTAAAAGTGCAAATGAACATTTCCCTCGACAACAAATGGGACAGTGGAATGTCAAATTTTAGTTTGGACAATCTTAAGGACGTGGACTGTCTTTTACACGGACGAAAGACCGGCGAGGGTTTTATTCCTTACTGGGCGGAAGTAGCAAACAATGCAAACGACACCGAGCATAAACTGGGAAAACGATTCTCAGAGATCCCGAATGTTGTTTTTTCAAATACACTCACGGAAAGCAAGTGGGAGAACACAACTCTTATAAAAGGTGATCTCCAACGGGAGATAGAAGTCTTAAAAAACAAAAACGGCAAAACGATCATGGTTTACGGCGGAGATTCATTTGTGGCATCGCTGATCGAACATGACCTGATTGACGAGCTCTATTTACTGATAAACCCTGCAACGATTGGGAACGGACAACAAACCTTCAATCCTTTAAAAAAGGATCTAAAGCTGAAGCTTGTGAAATGTAGCCCTTTCGATTCGGGTACCGTTGTGCTGTGTTATACAAGATGA
- a CDS encoding dienelactone hydrolase family protein, protein MKNKLFILLATWLIALGCSKDPVQPVNPNPDPSNPNTPGDTTNIPGDTTLPVTDDKGTQRPVPLGTDAAPFGYWLYTPEAYATDTLRYPLLIYLHGSGEVGNSQVSPSDLDKVLAFGPSRMIAEKHWAPSHPMVVISPQCHEGWWEREHLRAFIRFVSTTYRIDTTRIYLTGISMGGNATLDQLNSFDDNQIAAAVPIGATGVMNDLFTQRTAKVPVWIFHGEADEVASPDFPKQLVSAINALNPEVRAKLTLYPGVGHLCGEMTYTATGMGHEDPAYDPFSMDIYTWMNQYTKGKH, encoded by the coding sequence ATGAAAAACAAACTCTTCATTTTGTTGGCGACTTGGCTGATCGCTTTGGGATGCTCGAAGGACCCTGTGCAGCCTGTAAATCCCAATCCGGATCCGTCCAATCCAAACACACCGGGCGACACAACGAATATCCCCGGAGACACCACGCTTCCGGTAACCGACGATAAAGGTACACAAAGACCTGTGCCGCTGGGCACAGACGCCGCGCCGTTCGGATACTGGTTGTATACACCCGAAGCTTACGCGACCGATACGTTGCGATACCCGCTGCTAATTTATTTGCATGGCTCCGGCGAAGTCGGCAACAGCCAGGTGTCGCCATCTGACCTCGACAAGGTGTTGGCTTTCGGTCCGTCAAGAATGATTGCCGAAAAACACTGGGCACCTTCGCACCCGATGGTCGTCATCTCGCCGCAGTGTCACGAAGGATGGTGGGAGCGCGAACACCTTCGTGCGTTCATCCGCTTTGTGAGCACCACGTATCGCATCGATACCACGCGCATTTACCTCACCGGCATCAGCATGGGTGGCAACGCAACACTCGATCAATTGAACTCGTTCGACGACAACCAGATCGCCGCCGCCGTACCGATCGGTGCCACCGGTGTCATGAACGACTTGTTTACCCAGCGCACGGCCAAGGTGCCTGTGTGGATCTTCCATGGCGAGGCCGATGAGGTCGCTTCCCCGGATTTCCCGAAGCAACTGGTGTCTGCCATCAACGCCTTGAACCCCGAGGTCCGCGCGAAGCTGACCTTATACCCTGGGGTGGGTCATTTATGCGGGGAAATGACCTATACCGCTACCGGCATGGGCCACGAAGATCCGGCTTACGATCCCTTCTCGATGGACATCTATACCTGGATGAATCAATACACCAAGGGAAAACATTAG
- a CDS encoding ABC transporter permease yields MLTHNLTVSFRSFARHKTTFAINVIGLSSGLMCVLLIGLWVQHELAVDRFHEHDSRLYQVMNNLQFQNTLTLDITPVPLASALVAEFPEVERAVATNNFFSWETRDGILSAGDKSIQGTGWHAGPDFFKVFSFRLLQGDVNRVLTDKNSIVISEETARRLFPNSSDAIGKSVQWKHPLFEGTFLVSGVFENLPATSSAQFDFLLSMEVLLDNDRYAAKWTGDYAQTFVLLKEGADVNQFDAKLKGFLKSKDPGLDKFSLFSQRYSERYLHGNYVNGIPSGGRIDNVRLFSALALFILLIACVNFINLSTAEGSLRMKEIGVKKTMGASQWLMVHRFFVESLVMTLISAVVAVILVVLITPHLNDLVGRDLLSEIEPRHIVGLGGIVLLTAIIAGAYPATHLSRFKPVAVLKGKLAESRGQWTFRRSLVVFQFALVVVFLVAVQVIHQQIEFTQTKDLGYNRYNIISFPWKGKLYNMWNGLGEGKTNQEFESFMARIRDLPPVLHATNLSGNILDNIPGQSGITWSGQESERNYVFQSPVVGFDFIETLGIEMREGRTFAKERHDDYSKVILNESAVKLMGLRNPVGKTIDLNGGSEVVGVVRDFHYGSLHETVQPLIFRCDPNGRTVMVKIRPGQEQQAINELHKVYATFLPGYTFDATFMDDEYLALYAPETSMASLSKYLSMVAIIISCLGLFGLAAFAADRRMKEISIRKVFGSTPTDIVRVLSREFTVPVLVAIVLGLPISFYLAKEWLSGFAERIDLAWWHFALAAIVALVVSWLAVALKTIKAARVSVLRGLREE; encoded by the coding sequence ATGCTAACACACAATCTAACGGTATCCTTCAGAAGTTTTGCCCGTCACAAAACTACATTTGCCATCAATGTGATCGGTCTTTCGAGCGGTTTAATGTGCGTATTGCTGATCGGGCTTTGGGTTCAACATGAGCTCGCTGTCGATCGATTTCATGAGCATGATTCACGGCTTTATCAGGTCATGAACAACCTTCAATTTCAAAATACCCTTACACTGGATATAACACCGGTACCGCTGGCGTCTGCGCTGGTCGCCGAATTTCCCGAAGTTGAGCGCGCCGTCGCCACCAATAATTTTTTCTCCTGGGAAACGAGGGACGGAATTTTATCGGCGGGGGACAAAAGCATTCAGGGAACCGGCTGGCATGCGGGCCCTGATTTTTTTAAAGTATTCTCTTTCCGGTTACTTCAGGGCGACGTGAACCGTGTGCTCACGGACAAAAACAGCATCGTCATTTCGGAAGAGACTGCCCGGCGGCTCTTCCCGAATAGCAGCGATGCGATCGGCAAGAGTGTTCAATGGAAGCATCCTTTGTTCGAGGGTACATTTCTCGTTTCCGGAGTCTTTGAAAACCTTCCCGCGACTTCGTCGGCCCAGTTTGATTTCCTGCTCAGCATGGAGGTGTTACTGGATAACGATCGTTATGCCGCAAAGTGGACCGGCGACTATGCCCAGACCTTTGTGTTGCTGAAGGAAGGCGCCGATGTTAATCAGTTTGACGCAAAGCTGAAAGGATTTCTGAAATCGAAAGACCCGGGCCTGGATAAGTTTTCGCTCTTCAGCCAGCGGTACAGTGAACGCTATCTTCATGGCAACTATGTGAACGGCATACCCTCGGGTGGACGCATCGACAACGTCAGGCTCTTCTCGGCGTTGGCGTTGTTCATCTTGTTGATTGCTTGTGTCAACTTCATCAATCTTTCCACTGCCGAGGGATCTTTAAGGATGAAAGAGATCGGTGTCAAGAAAACGATGGGAGCGAGTCAGTGGTTGATGGTACATCGATTTTTTGTCGAGTCGCTGGTCATGACGCTTATCTCTGCCGTTGTTGCCGTGATCCTGGTGGTGCTCATCACGCCCCATCTGAATGATCTGGTGGGCCGGGATCTCTTGTCGGAGATCGAACCCCGGCACATCGTTGGATTGGGAGGAATTGTGTTGCTCACGGCGATCATTGCGGGCGCATACCCCGCGACCCATCTTTCCCGCTTCAAGCCGGTGGCCGTGTTGAAGGGAAAGCTGGCGGAATCCCGTGGCCAATGGACTTTCAGGAGGAGTCTGGTTGTTTTTCAATTTGCCCTCGTCGTTGTATTCCTCGTCGCCGTACAAGTGATCCATCAGCAAATTGAATTCACGCAGACGAAAGACCTGGGCTATAACCGCTATAATATCATCAGCTTTCCATGGAAGGGAAAGCTGTATAATATGTGGAACGGGCTCGGGGAAGGAAAAACCAATCAGGAGTTTGAATCGTTCATGGCCCGGATCAGGGATTTACCTCCCGTGCTTCATGCCACCAACCTGTCGGGTAATATTCTGGATAATATTCCCGGGCAAAGTGGCATCACCTGGAGCGGCCAGGAAAGCGAGCGGAACTATGTATTTCAATCGCCCGTAGTGGGATTCGATTTCATAGAAACGTTGGGAATTGAAATGCGTGAAGGCCGCACGTTCGCCAAGGAGCGCCATGACGACTATTCGAAGGTCATCCTGAATGAGTCGGCCGTGAAGCTCATGGGGCTTCGGAACCCGGTTGGCAAAACGATCGATCTGAATGGGGGTAGCGAAGTCGTTGGCGTTGTGCGCGATTTTCATTACGGCTCCCTTCACGAGACCGTGCAGCCGTTGATCTTCCGGTGCGATCCCAATGGCCGGACGGTGATGGTTAAAATTCGCCCCGGCCAGGAACAGCAGGCGATCAACGAACTACATAAAGTATACGCCACCTTTTTGCCCGGCTACACCTTTGATGCCACATTCATGGACGATGAATACCTGGCGCTCTATGCCCCGGAGACTTCCATGGCTTCCCTCTCCAAGTATCTTTCCATGGTGGCCATCATCATTTCATGCCTGGGACTTTTTGGGCTCGCGGCATTTGCTGCAGACCGGCGGATGAAGGAGATCAGCATACGAAAAGTATTCGGCTCAACGCCGACGGACATTGTGCGCGTCTTGTCGCGGGAGTTCACGGTTCCGGTACTGGTCGCCATCGTCCTCGGGTTGCCCATCAGCTTCTACCTGGCCAAGGAATGGTTGTCTGGATTTGCCGAGCGGAT